The nucleotide sequence AATAGACCTTAGCGAACTGAGGTTGCTTGGCAAGCATTAATGCACGTTGAATATCTTGCTGATTTCTCGGATAAATGACCGCTTGCGGTAAGAATTGATAGACGGAGTTATCCGTCGCCTGCGCTAATCTAGCCGCATAGCTATTATCGATGTCACCGCCCCACTCGCTTGCCAATGCCGTTAAATAGACACTAAAGATGGTTTCTTGGGTGTGTTCGTGAGTAATTCTTGGCAAAGGTTTGGTCATAACGTCAGTGTTAACCTGTGATGTCAGTAAAAGCGCCCGCAAGCACAGCGCCGTTTAGGCTTAATAGTTAACCTGTTATCGCACATGGTCGCAATAATTTACCAACAAAAAAGCCGCAAAATGCGGCTTTTTATAAAAATAATCAATAATTAGCTGAAGTTAACTCGCGAGCTTATTGATTATTTGGCACTTCCTGCTAAATACAACCAAGTATCTATCACGGTATCAGGGTTAAGCGACACGGTATCAATACCTTGCTCAACTAACCAAGCAGCAAAGTCGGCATGATCCGATGGGCCTTGACCACAAATACCAATATAAGCGCCTTTGGCCTTCGCGGCTTTAATTGCCATAGACAATAACACTTTAACGGCCTCATCACGTTCATCAAATAAATGACTGATAATGCCAGAATCGCGATCTAAACCTAAGGTGAGCTGAGTTAAATCGTTAGAGCCGATAGAGAAACCATCAAAATGCTCGAGGAATTGATCAGCCAATAAAGCGTTCGATGGTAATTCACACATCATAATGACACGTAAGCCATTTTTACCACGCTCTAAACCTTGCTCTTTAAGCAAAGCAATCACTTGCTCAGCTTCAGACACAGTCCGCACGAATGGGATCATGATTTCGACGTTAGTCAGACCCATATCATGGCGCACGCGCTTAATTGCTTCACACTCTAATGCGAAACAATCGCGGAACGAATCAGAAATATAACGACTCGCACCGCGGAAGCCCAACATAGGGTTTTCTTCTTCTGGCTCGTATCGGTCACCACCGACTAAGTTAGCGTATTCGTTAGACTTAAAGTCAGACATACGCACAATCACTTTTTTCGGATGGAAAGCTGCGGCGATAGATGCAATACCTTCAACCAGACGAGCAACATAAAATTCTACTGGAGATGAATAACCTGCAATCATCTCAGTAATTTCTTCTTGCAACTGCGGCGTTTGCGTATCAAATTCCAACAAGGCTTTAGGGTGGATACCTATCATACGATTGATGATAAATTCCAAACGCGCCAAGCCTACGCCTTCATTTGGTAAACGGGCAAAATCAAATGCACGGTCTGGATTACCGACGTTCATCATGATTTTCATCGGTAAGCTCGGTAAATCATCCACCCGATTAGTGATAATTTCAAACTCTTGCTTACCTTCATAAATGAAGCCGGTATCGCCTTCAGCGCAAGAGACTGTCACTAATTGGCCGTGCTTGATGCGAGAGGTGACATCACCACAACCCACGACCGCTGGCACACCTAATTCACGGGCGATAATCGCCGCATGACAAGTACGACCACCACGGTTAGTCACAATAGCGCTAGCGCGCTTCATGATAGGCTCCCAATCAGGGTCTGTCATGTCAGTGACTAACACATCACCAGGCTGAATTTGATCCATATCAGCAATCGATTTCAATACCTTAGCAACACCACTACCGACTTTATGACCAATAGCACGGCCTTCAGTAATGACCGCGCCACGGGTCTTTAAGTGGTAACGTTCAATCAATTGCACATCTTCACGGCTGCGAACAGTTTCTGGACGCGCTTGCACTATGTACAGCTTGCCATCGTTACCGTCTTTCGCCCATTCGATATCCATAGGACGACCATAATGCTCAGCAATAATCACAGCTTGCTTAGCAAGTTCCATCACTTCCGCGTCAGTGATTGAGAATTGACGACGCAGACTCGCATCCACATCTTCAATCTTGACTTGCTTACCGTGAGAAGCATCGTCCGAATACACCATCTGGATAAGCTTACTACCGATATTACGGCGCACTACAGCTTGATGGCCAGCTTTTAAACTTGGCTTATGCACATAGAATTCGTCAGGGTTAACCGCGCCTTGTACGACCATTTCACCTAGGCCGTAAGATGAGGTAATAAATACTACATCTTCATTGCCAGATTCAGTGTCGATAGAGAACATCACGCCCGATGATGCTTTGTCAGAACGCACCATTAATTGGACGCCCGCTGACAAGGCAACACCGTGGTGCTCATAGCCTTGATGAACGCGATAAGAGATGGCTCTGTCGTTAAACAAAGAAGCAAATACATGTTTTATCGCAACAATAACTGCGTCATAACCTTTAACGTTTAGGAAAGTTTCCTGTTGACCTGCAAACGAGGCATCAGGCATATCTTCTGCAGTGGCAGAAGATCGTACAGCAAAAGAAGCATTGTGGGTTTCAGAAGCGAGTCGAGCGTAGGCTGCTTTTACTGCCTCTTCTAGTGTCGACTGGAAAGGGGTTTCGATGATCCATTGTCTGATCTGTGCACCGACATTTGCCAATTCTTTGACATCGTCCACATCCAGTGTGTTTAGGACATCATATATCTTCTGGTTAAGTCCGCTTTGTTCCAGGAATTCGTTAAAAGCAAACGAAGTCGTGGCAAAACCACCGGGGACTTGTACGCCTGCATTTGCTAAGTTACTGATCATCTCACCAAGTGAGGCATTTTTGCCACCCACTAGATTGACGTCACCCATGCCTAATTCCTGATACCAGAGTACATAT is from Shewanella sp. SNU WT4 and encodes:
- the ppsA gene encoding phosphoenolpyruvate synthase encodes the protein MQQYVLWYQELGMGDVNLVGGKNASLGEMISNLANAGVQVPGGFATTSFAFNEFLEQSGLNQKIYDVLNTLDVDDVKELANVGAQIRQWIIETPFQSTLEEAVKAAYARLASETHNASFAVRSSATAEDMPDASFAGQQETFLNVKGYDAVIVAIKHVFASLFNDRAISYRVHQGYEHHGVALSAGVQLMVRSDKASSGVMFSIDTESGNEDVVFITSSYGLGEMVVQGAVNPDEFYVHKPSLKAGHQAVVRRNIGSKLIQMVYSDDASHGKQVKIEDVDASLRRQFSITDAEVMELAKQAVIIAEHYGRPMDIEWAKDGNDGKLYIVQARPETVRSREDVQLIERYHLKTRGAVITEGRAIGHKVGSGVAKVLKSIADMDQIQPGDVLVTDMTDPDWEPIMKRASAIVTNRGGRTCHAAIIARELGVPAVVGCGDVTSRIKHGQLVTVSCAEGDTGFIYEGKQEFEIITNRVDDLPSLPMKIMMNVGNPDRAFDFARLPNEGVGLARLEFIINRMIGIHPKALLEFDTQTPQLQEEITEMIAGYSSPVEFYVARLVEGIASIAAAFHPKKVIVRMSDFKSNEYANLVGGDRYEPEEENPMLGFRGASRYISDSFRDCFALECEAIKRVRHDMGLTNVEIMIPFVRTVSEAEQVIALLKEQGLERGKNGLRVIMMCELPSNALLADQFLEHFDGFSIGSNDLTQLTLGLDRDSGIISHLFDERDEAVKVLLSMAIKAAKAKGAYIGICGQGPSDHADFAAWLVEQGIDTVSLNPDTVIDTWLYLAGSAK